A window from Lentisphaera araneosa HTCC2155 encodes these proteins:
- the ltrA gene encoding group II intron reverse transcriptase/maturase, translating to MSEMAKQILGRDERFVEIQAWASPSVWTDQMLKTLHRGVERGKWYSLSDKLMRKNNIMEAWEKVCSNKGKHGVDMVSIERYESELEYNNAKLLEELQDGRYDPSAVRRVEIPKGDGRKTRPLGIPTVRDRVVQTALKHVIEPIFDIDFSPYSFGFRPKLGCKDALRRVNELLKQGYLYVMDADIQSYFDTIPHEKLMSRVKEKIIDGKILDLIEQFLKANIFDGLKHWEPEEGTPQGGIISPLLANIYLDPFDHKMTEAGFEIVRYADDFLIMCKSKESAKRALRKTRRWMKANGLKLHPEKTRIADMTEKCEYFEFLGYHFERTRNTHRIKRWPRKQSLKKCKDAIRKKTRRSNKDSIEDIIAYLRPNLVGWYQYFKHSTVYAMRGIDEFTRRRLRSIIAKYNRKKGSHRMIDTRKYNKAYFTDLGFFSLEEAWKLEFQSLRSKH from the coding sequence GAGTTGAAAGAGGCAAGTGGTACAGCTTATCAGATAAGCTGATGCGTAAGAATAATATTATGGAGGCTTGGGAGAAAGTGTGTTCAAATAAGGGCAAACATGGAGTGGACATGGTATCAATCGAGCGCTACGAATCAGAGCTGGAGTATAATAATGCTAAGCTTCTCGAAGAACTGCAAGATGGAAGGTATGATCCCAGTGCAGTGCGCCGAGTGGAAATCCCAAAAGGTGATGGTCGAAAGACCAGACCTCTGGGAATACCCACAGTGCGTGATCGAGTAGTTCAAACAGCTCTGAAACATGTGATAGAGCCGATATTCGATATCGACTTCTCGCCCTACAGTTTTGGATTTCGTCCAAAGCTGGGTTGCAAGGATGCACTTAGACGAGTGAATGAATTGTTAAAGCAGGGCTATCTCTATGTTATGGATGCCGACATCCAAAGCTACTTCGATACTATACCACATGAGAAACTCATGAGTCGAGTCAAGGAAAAGATCATTGATGGTAAAATTCTTGATCTGATCGAACAATTCCTCAAAGCCAATATCTTTGATGGTCTCAAACATTGGGAACCTGAAGAAGGTACACCGCAGGGAGGAATTATCAGTCCTCTGTTAGCAAATATCTATCTTGATCCCTTTGATCACAAGATGACCGAGGCTGGATTCGAGATAGTGCGCTATGCAGACGATTTCCTGATCATGTGTAAAAGTAAAGAATCAGCCAAAAGGGCATTGCGCAAAACGCGAAGGTGGATGAAAGCCAATGGGCTGAAACTTCATCCAGAAAAAACGCGAATTGCCGACATGACAGAGAAGTGCGAGTACTTCGAGTTTCTCGGATACCATTTCGAGAGAACGCGAAATACACATCGCATTAAACGTTGGCCAAGGAAGCAGAGCCTGAAGAAATGCAAAGATGCCATACGCAAGAAAACGAGGAGAAGCAATAAGGACTCAATAGAGGACATAATTGCTTACCTTCGGCCAAATCTTGTCGGATGGTATCAATACTTCAAGCACTCCACTGTGTATGCAATGCGAGGTATAGATGAATTTACACGCAGAAGACTGCGCAGCATTATAGCCAAATATAATCGCAAGAAAGGTTCTCATCGCATGATTGATACTCGTAAATACAATAAAGCCTACTTTACAGATCTAGGCTTCTTTTCACTGGAAGAAGCCTGGAAACTGGAATTTCAGTCTCTTCGGAGTAAGCACTGA
- a CDS encoding sulfatase, with the protein MKKLLFLFSALSLGAIAKDAPKPNIVHIMVDDLGWQDIASHKLDGKPIYETSHMDRLTKIGRHFTQAYSPAPTCAPSRVSFLRGQYPINTGTYHVQGGRLPRPWRSSSPLIPPYYNYGLADSETTIADVLKEAGYTTGHVGKWHAGGKSAGYPFPTDQGFDFGFTEKNGRHKYYNDEELWLSTPGHKNQFFGTWGKMKPSRISGFATNHPSDPYQLDEKGQPFDKPHDLAMGFIKKHKDKPFFLNYCPYYVHGPIQTRNKALFDKYLQKMGYDFPTEEGPMDRGKPGHTNPYYASMVETVDYMIGDVLSYLEKTDDPRNPGHKLIDNTYLIVDSDNGGVLPYTDNAPLQGGKQRSFEGGVRIPFLIIGPKVPAGTRCDTMINVVDLFPTFMNIAGLKARPELDLDGCDILEHFQGSNKPSYFSDGRKRESMIWFFPMDSQSCSAMRKGPWKLIRDYGVSGGGPSKPSTKLYRLYNADGSINDISEKYDVAKENPEVFAALNRELDEYLEKNGARMPYRNSTVKNLSDQERSQIPKILSLTSQGDQVAVQYEKGKNKIIAAELYYTMNPKAFDSTRGHREEWFAIAAKIEKGTVTALAPPGATHMAFVLRDSQNFMISSEELPTYGQKDVGHTDSRILKNAFAWKPGLIALMKLGEKAKQSAIKKGLERAPLEQTLQKARVVCSQKEIDPEAYAQSIFQLRKAIRELKGTAEASSPYINRFPTDPLF; encoded by the coding sequence ATGAAGAAATTACTTTTTCTTTTCTCTGCTTTATCATTAGGTGCAATCGCTAAAGATGCCCCCAAACCTAATATCGTTCACATCATGGTCGATGACCTCGGCTGGCAGGATATTGCTTCTCACAAACTCGATGGCAAACCCATTTACGAAACATCGCATATGGATCGTTTAACAAAGATTGGTCGTCACTTTACTCAAGCCTATTCTCCCGCGCCCACCTGCGCCCCTTCACGCGTTTCCTTTCTACGAGGCCAGTACCCCATTAATACAGGGACTTACCACGTTCAAGGTGGACGCCTCCCGCGCCCCTGGAGATCAAGCTCTCCCCTCATCCCACCCTATTATAATTATGGTTTAGCCGATTCGGAAACCACGATTGCTGACGTCCTCAAAGAGGCTGGGTATACTACGGGCCACGTAGGCAAATGGCATGCCGGCGGAAAATCAGCCGGCTACCCCTTCCCTACCGATCAAGGCTTTGATTTTGGCTTTACTGAAAAAAATGGCCGCCATAAATATTACAATGATGAGGAACTCTGGCTCTCGACTCCTGGCCACAAAAACCAATTCTTTGGTACTTGGGGAAAAATGAAACCCAGCCGTATATCTGGTTTTGCCACCAATCATCCAAGCGATCCCTATCAACTCGATGAAAAAGGTCAGCCTTTTGATAAGCCCCACGACCTCGCCATGGGTTTCATCAAAAAACACAAAGATAAACCCTTCTTTCTCAACTACTGCCCCTATTATGTTCACGGCCCCATACAGACTCGTAATAAAGCACTTTTCGATAAGTACCTCCAAAAAATGGGCTACGATTTCCCCACAGAAGAAGGCCCCATGGATCGAGGGAAACCCGGTCATACTAACCCCTATTACGCTAGCATGGTGGAGACTGTTGATTACATGATTGGTGACGTACTTTCCTACCTAGAAAAAACTGATGACCCCCGCAATCCTGGTCACAAATTGATCGATAATACTTACCTCATTGTCGATTCGGATAATGGTGGCGTCCTGCCCTACACAGATAACGCCCCACTTCAGGGAGGTAAGCAACGCAGCTTTGAAGGTGGTGTGCGCATTCCTTTTCTCATTATCGGTCCCAAAGTTCCTGCTGGAACAAGATGCGATACAATGATTAACGTGGTTGACCTCTTCCCCACTTTCATGAATATTGCTGGTCTCAAAGCCAGACCTGAACTCGACTTAGATGGCTGTGATATCCTAGAACACTTCCAAGGGAGCAATAAGCCAAGCTATTTTTCCGATGGTCGCAAACGCGAAAGCATGATTTGGTTCTTCCCCATGGATAGCCAAAGCTGCTCCGCCATGCGCAAAGGCCCTTGGAAACTCATCCGTGATTATGGTGTGAGTGGTGGTGGCCCATCAAAGCCTAGCACTAAGCTCTATCGCCTTTATAATGCCGATGGTTCTATTAATGATATCTCAGAGAAATATGATGTGGCCAAAGAAAACCCCGAAGTCTTCGCAGCGCTCAATCGAGAACTCGATGAATACCTAGAAAAGAATGGCGCCCGCATGCCTTACCGCAATTCCACAGTAAAAAACTTGAGTGATCAAGAACGTTCTCAAATCCCAAAAATCCTCTCACTCACGAGTCAAGGCGATCAAGTTGCGGTCCAATATGAAAAGGGCAAAAACAAAATCATTGCAGCTGAACTCTACTACACAATGAATCCAAAAGCGTTCGATAGCACGCGCGGACATCGCGAGGAATGGTTTGCGATTGCCGCAAAAATTGAAAAGGGCACAGTAACGGCTCTAGCACCTCCTGGAGCCACGCACATGGCCTTCGTTTTGCGTGATTCGCAAAACTTCATGATTAGCTCCGAAGAACTTCCCACTTATGGCCAAAAAGATGTGGGTCACACCGATTCCAGAATACTTAAAAATGCTTTTGCTTGGAAACCGGGTCTCATTGCGCTGATGAAACTCGGAGAAAAAGCTAAGCAATCGGCAATTAAAAAAGGACTCGAGAGAGCTCCCTTGGAACAAACACTTCAAAAGGCCCGTGTGGTTTGCTCTCAGAAAGAAATAGATCCAGAAGCCTATGCACAAAGCATCTTCCAATTGCGCAAAGCCATTCGCGAACTCAAAGGAACTGCCGAAGCCTCAAGCCCCTACATCAACCGCTTCCCAACTGACCCGCTTTTTTAA